From Granulicella sp. WH15, the proteins below share one genomic window:
- a CDS encoding riboflavin synthase, translating into MFTGLIETTGTVVSVERGRGAMRITLASAGIAPKLNTGDSVAVSGVCLTALDITSTHFSADLAEETIARTTLSKLAPGTVVNLELPTPAGSPLGGHVVQGHVDGTGELLALEPANPAEPATTDWKLRLRIPAELSRYVVAKGSITVEGISLTVAAVADDVVTIAIIPHTFAATALHTLTPGAPLNIEVDVLAKYAERQSAGETFVLTEEYLLANGY; encoded by the coding sequence ATGTTTACTGGATTGATTGAGACCACCGGAACCGTCGTATCTGTGGAGCGTGGACGCGGCGCCATGAGGATCACGCTCGCCTCCGCCGGAATCGCACCGAAGCTCAATACGGGCGACTCCGTGGCCGTCTCGGGAGTCTGCCTGACCGCGCTCGATATCACCTCGACGCATTTCTCCGCCGATCTGGCCGAGGAGACCATCGCCCGCACCACGCTGAGCAAACTGGCTCCGGGGACCGTGGTGAACCTGGAGCTGCCCACGCCCGCCGGTTCTCCGCTGGGCGGGCACGTCGTCCAGGGCCACGTCGACGGCACCGGAGAGCTGCTGGCGCTCGAACCGGCGAATCCTGCCGAGCCGGCGACGACCGACTGGAAGCTGCGGCTCCGCATCCCTGCGGAGCTGAGCCGCTACGTGGTGGCCAAGGGGTCGATTACGGTCGAGGGCATCTCGCTGACGGTGGCGGCGGTCGCGGACGACGTGGTGACGATTGCGATCATCCCCCACACCTTTGCCGCGACGGCTCTGCATACCCTGACGCCGGGTGCACCGCTGAATATCGAGGTCGATGTGCTCGCCAAGTATGCCGAACGGCAGTCGGCAGGGGAGACGTTCGTGTTGACCGAGGAATATCTGCTGGCCAACGGGTATTAA
- the ggt gene encoding gamma-glutamyltransferase, whose amino-acid sequence MKPYTHTPLCSMRRLSLLALTCLLATQSQAQVPATGVEPVRARHAMVVTIQHDATDAGVETLKAGGNAVDAAVAVGFALSVVFPQAGNLGGGGFMLVRDHKGAAHFLDYREEAPLAASADMYLDAQKNVVPGLSTKGYKAIGVPGTVAGLVYAERHYGRLGLARVMAPAIRLASAGYVLSAEEARALGNPNLANYPESRRIFQRDGKPYQAGERFTQPDLARTLTRISQQPDDFYRGEIAQQLATSIQAHGGLITREDLAVYKVKDRVPLTGHYRGYEIVTSPPPSSGGIVLLETLNILSGFDLAKLGSDRSPAQVHVITEAFRRAYMDRADYLGDPDYTTMPLAQMASPDYAAAWRKSIDLAKPTPSATLVRPAGFLPAPPAAAPPKESTQTTHYSIVDAEGNAVSCTYTLNGLFGSGVTAEGLGFLMNNEMDDFSSKPGSPNMFGLIQGPANAIAPGHRPLSSMTPTMVLKNGKLALVLGSPGGSTIITTVANDLLSEVDNGLTIQQAADAPRFHHQYLPDVLEFEKAFPLPVVEAMRAMGYRVSRANEADEKNPGVWGDSELIAVDPKTGELLGGHDRRRAFGKAAGY is encoded by the coding sequence ATGAAGCCATATACGCATACTCCCCTATGCTCGATGCGCAGGCTGTCCCTGCTCGCGCTGACGTGTTTGCTTGCGACCCAAAGCCAGGCGCAGGTTCCGGCGACAGGCGTTGAGCCAGTGCGGGCGCGGCACGCCATGGTGGTCACCATCCAGCACGACGCCACCGACGCCGGGGTTGAGACGCTGAAAGCCGGCGGCAATGCCGTCGACGCCGCCGTGGCCGTGGGTTTTGCGCTCTCGGTGGTCTTCCCGCAGGCGGGCAACCTGGGCGGCGGCGGCTTCATGCTGGTGCGCGACCACAAGGGCGCGGCGCACTTCCTCGACTACCGCGAGGAGGCTCCGCTGGCCGCCTCCGCAGACATGTATCTGGACGCGCAGAAGAACGTGGTGCCGGGGCTTTCGACCAAGGGATACAAGGCCATCGGCGTACCCGGCACGGTGGCGGGACTGGTCTACGCGGAGCGGCACTACGGGCGGCTGGGGCTGGCGCGTGTGATGGCTCCGGCGATTAGGCTGGCTAGCGCGGGTTATGTGCTTTCGGCTGAAGAGGCGCGGGCGTTAGGCAATCCCAACCTGGCGAATTATCCCGAGTCGCGGCGCATCTTCCAACGTGACGGCAAGCCGTATCAGGCTGGCGAGCGATTCACCCAGCCCGATCTCGCCCGTACCCTGACCCGCATCTCGCAGCAGCCGGACGATTTTTATCGCGGCGAGATTGCGCAGCAACTGGCCACGTCCATTCAGGCGCACGGCGGGCTCATCACGCGAGAGGATCTGGCGGTGTACAAGGTCAAGGATCGCGTGCCTCTGACGGGGCATTATCGCGGCTATGAGATCGTCACCTCGCCGCCGCCGTCCTCGGGCGGCATCGTGCTGCTGGAGACGCTGAATATCTTGTCTGGATTTGATCTTGCAAAGTTAGGGAGCGACCGCTCACCCGCGCAGGTGCATGTCATCACCGAGGCCTTCCGGCGTGCGTACATGGATCGCGCGGACTACCTTGGCGACCCCGACTACACGACGATGCCGCTGGCCCAGATGGCCTCGCCCGACTACGCGGCGGCATGGCGTAAGTCGATTGATCTGGCCAAGCCTACGCCCTCGGCAACGCTGGTGCGGCCTGCGGGGTTTCTGCCTGCGCCGCCCGCTGCCGCTCCGCCAAAGGAATCCACGCAGACGACGCACTACTCCATCGTCGATGCCGAGGGCAACGCCGTCTCCTGCACCTACACGCTCAATGGGCTGTTTGGATCGGGCGTTACGGCCGAAGGGCTGGGCTTCCTGATGAACAACGAGATGGACGACTTCTCCTCAAAGCCCGGTTCGCCGAATATGTTCGGGCTGATCCAGGGACCGGCCAATGCGATTGCGCCGGGGCATCGGCCGCTCTCGAGCATGACTCCGACGATGGTGCTCAAGAATGGAAAGCTGGCGCTGGTGCTGGGGTCGCCGGGGGGATCGACGATCATCACGACGGTGGCCAATGACCTGCTCAGCGAGGTGGACAACGGGCTGACGATCCAGCAGGCTGCGGATGCTCCGCGATTCCATCACCAGTATCTGCCGGATGTGCTGGAGTTCGAGAAGGCGTTTCCGTTGCCGGTGGTGGAGGCGATGCGGGCGATGGGGTACAGGGTCTCGCGGGCCAATGAGGCAGATGAGAAGAACCCTGGTGTTTGGGGGGATAGTGAGTTGATTGCTGTCGATCCGAAGACCGGCGAGTTGCTGGGTGGGCATGACCGGCGCAGAGCGTTTGGGAAGGCCGCTGGATACTGA
- a CDS encoding D-alanine--D-alanine ligase family protein — protein sequence MKKKIRLGILFGGRSGEHEVSLLSAASILKAIDRRKYEVVPIGITKDGQWLTGGEAQHLLSGEAAPTAPQLVSPDEDDPGFASVAAVLRSGEPISIPPSAPAPARLHLNAAADLALAEKTSALGLDLIFPVLHGTFGEDGTIQGLLEVAGIAYVGSGVLGSAAGMDKDVMKRLFRSAGLPQTPWVTLLRSEWKSDPLRCRKLIEKSLAYPLFVKPANLGSSVGISKVHDRKELATAMDLASQYDRKLVIEQGVGGPGAKPRELEVAVLGNDEPEASVIGEIVPNREFYDYDSKYADSAEPSIPIIPAKLSASEQKQIRTLAVAAFKACDAAGLARVDFLMEPPQRGRKPAIFLNEINTMPGFTSISMYPKLWQASGLGYRQLIDRLIQLAQQRQAEKLNTSFQKM from the coding sequence ATGAAGAAAAAAATCCGTCTCGGCATCCTCTTCGGCGGTCGCTCCGGCGAGCACGAAGTCTCGCTGCTCTCCGCCGCCTCCATCCTCAAGGCCATCGACCGCCGCAAGTACGAGGTCGTGCCCATCGGCATCACCAAGGACGGCCAGTGGCTCACCGGGGGCGAGGCCCAGCACCTGCTCTCGGGAGAGGCTGCTCCGACGGCACCGCAGCTCGTCTCGCCCGATGAGGACGACCCCGGCTTCGCCAGCGTCGCCGCCGTCCTGCGCAGCGGGGAGCCGATCAGCATCCCGCCGTCGGCCCCTGCCCCCGCCAGGCTGCATCTGAATGCCGCCGCCGACCTGGCTCTGGCCGAGAAGACCAGCGCGCTCGGCCTCGACCTCATCTTCCCCGTGCTGCACGGCACCTTCGGCGAAGACGGAACCATCCAGGGACTGCTCGAGGTCGCGGGCATCGCCTACGTTGGCTCGGGCGTGCTCGGCTCCGCCGCCGGTATGGACAAGGACGTGATGAAGCGGCTCTTCCGCTCGGCCGGGCTGCCGCAGACCCCGTGGGTCACGCTGCTGCGCTCGGAGTGGAAGTCCGACCCGCTCCGCTGCCGCAAGCTCATCGAAAAGTCGCTGGCCTACCCGCTCTTCGTCAAACCGGCCAATCTGGGCTCGTCGGTCGGCATCAGCAAGGTACACGACCGCAAGGAGCTGGCGACGGCGATGGACCTGGCCTCCCAGTACGACCGCAAGCTGGTCATCGAACAGGGCGTCGGCGGCCCCGGAGCCAAGCCCCGCGAGCTGGAGGTGGCCGTCCTCGGCAACGACGAGCCGGAGGCTTCGGTCATCGGCGAGATCGTCCCGAATCGGGAGTTTTACGACTACGACTCCAAATATGCGGACTCCGCCGAGCCTTCCATTCCGATCATCCCGGCCAAACTGAGCGCGAGCGAGCAGAAGCAGATCCGGACGCTCGCCGTCGCCGCCTTCAAGGCATGCGACGCCGCCGGGCTGGCCCGCGTGGACTTCCTGATGGAGCCTCCGCAGCGGGGGCGCAAACCGGCCATCTTCCTCAATGAGATCAATACGATGCCGGGATTCACCAGCATCTCCATGTACCCCAAGCTATGGCAGGCCAGCGGGCTGGGTTACCGCCAGCTTATCGACCGGCTGATCCAGCTCGCGCAGCAGCGCCAAGCCGAGAAGCTCAACACCAGCTTCCAGAAGATGTAA
- a CDS encoding CCA tRNA nucleotidyltransferase — protein sequence MVPLTPPDTLEYRAALLIVRELRAAGHQAYFAGGCVRDLLLGTPPHDFDVATSATPTEVLGLFDHTIEVGAHFGVVLVRQQDVSTEVATFRHDGAYSDGRRPDAVRFSTDPKEDVLRRDFTINGMLFDPLASEVLDFVGGREDLARRVIRAIGSPELRFSEDKLRMLRGVRFAARLGFEIEPTTASAMRQYASQITQVSLERIRDELTRMLTEGHAARAFELLHETGLLPEILPEMEKLRGVEQPPQYHPEGDVWVHTLLLLEKLPAGCSPTLAWGALLHDIGKPATFQPPDPAKPGDRIRFNGHVEVGVRIAEVILARLRFSNEDTAQILALIQNHMRFGDVRQMKQSTLKRFLRLPRFEEHLALHHADCTSSHGDLSLYEFARHHFETAEPEAIRPALLVTGRDLIAAGYRPGPCFKEMLEFAEDAQLEGQVQTREQALMLLKNRFAI from the coding sequence ATGGTTCCCCTCACCCCTCCCGACACGCTGGAGTACCGCGCCGCACTGCTGATTGTGCGCGAGCTGCGTGCCGCCGGGCATCAGGCGTATTTTGCCGGAGGGTGCGTCCGCGACCTGCTGCTCGGCACTCCTCCCCATGACTTCGACGTGGCCACGAGCGCCACGCCGACCGAGGTGCTCGGCCTCTTCGACCACACCATCGAGGTCGGCGCGCACTTCGGGGTGGTGCTCGTGCGCCAGCAGGATGTCTCGACCGAGGTCGCCACCTTCCGCCACGACGGAGCCTACTCTGACGGTCGCCGCCCCGATGCGGTGCGTTTTTCGACCGATCCCAAAGAAGACGTGCTGCGCCGCGACTTCACCATCAACGGGATGCTCTTCGACCCGCTGGCCTCAGAGGTGCTCGACTTTGTAGGCGGTCGCGAAGACCTCGCCCGCCGCGTCATTCGCGCCATCGGCTCGCCCGAACTGCGCTTTTCTGAAGACAAGCTGCGGATGTTGCGCGGCGTCCGCTTCGCCGCCCGTCTGGGCTTCGAGATCGAGCCAACGACCGCCTCCGCCATGCGCCAGTACGCCAGCCAGATCACCCAAGTCTCGCTCGAACGCATCCGCGACGAGCTGACCCGGATGCTCACCGAGGGCCACGCTGCACGGGCCTTCGAACTACTGCACGAGACTGGTTTGCTGCCCGAGATTCTGCCCGAGATGGAGAAGCTGCGCGGCGTCGAGCAGCCGCCCCAGTACCATCCCGAGGGCGACGTCTGGGTCCACACGCTGCTGCTGCTGGAAAAGCTGCCCGCGGGCTGCTCGCCCACGCTGGCCTGGGGGGCGCTGCTGCACGATATCGGCAAGCCCGCCACCTTCCAGCCGCCCGACCCCGCCAAACCCGGCGACCGCATCCGCTTCAACGGCCACGTCGAGGTCGGCGTGAGGATTGCCGAGGTGATTTTGGCGCGGCTGCGCTTCTCGAACGAGGACACCGCCCAGATCCTCGCGCTGATCCAGAACCACATGCGCTTCGGCGATGTGCGCCAGATGAAGCAGTCCACGCTGAAGCGGTTTCTGCGCCTGCCGCGCTTTGAGGAGCACCTGGCGCTGCACCACGCCGACTGCACCAGCTCGCACGGCGACCTGAGTCTCTACGAGTTCGCCCGCCACCACTTCGAGACCGCCGAGCCGGAGGCCATACGGCCCGCGCTGCTGGTGACCGGGCGCGACCTGATCGCCGCCGGATACCGGCCCGGCCCGTGCTTCAAGGAGATGCTGGAGTTCGCCGAAGACGCTCAACTTGAGGGGCAGGTTCAGACCCGGGAGCAGGCGCTGATGCTCCTGAAGAACCGTTTCGCAATCTAA
- a CDS encoding sugar phosphate isomerase/epimerase family protein has protein sequence MTPGISTHVFLPHRLHPGLLDALAASGARTIELFAARHHFDYTDRASVREIASWFRSNQVTPTLHQPLSAEPRWTRHTEPSLHLIANEKSHRIAAMDEVKRALEAAEQIPIASCVLHLGQKHEAWSDRALEHSLTAIEHLQAFAGPLGVRLLLENLENEITTPDHLLAILRIGHFDRVGVCLDLGHAYLSELGLEATFSLLKPRIMECHLHDNHGPHAPRPSNGSLDEHLWPARSAQRIEGGIDWAKTYPLLATLHPETAGVLEIQYDLDESPAAVTRAAIEAFDQQRRLLELQS, from the coding sequence ATGACTCCCGGCATCTCGACCCACGTCTTCCTCCCCCATCGCCTGCACCCCGGCTTGCTCGACGCGCTCGCTGCCAGCGGAGCCCGCACCATCGAACTCTTCGCCGCGCGCCACCACTTCGACTACACTGATCGCGCCAGCGTCCGCGAGATCGCCTCCTGGTTCCGCTCCAACCAGGTGACGCCCACGCTGCACCAGCCGCTCTCGGCCGAGCCGCGCTGGACCCGCCACACCGAACCTTCGCTGCACCTGATCGCCAACGAGAAGTCGCACCGCATCGCCGCCATGGATGAGGTGAAGCGCGCGCTCGAGGCCGCCGAGCAGATTCCCATCGCATCCTGCGTGCTGCACCTGGGCCAGAAGCACGAGGCCTGGAGCGACCGCGCGCTCGAGCACTCGCTGACCGCCATCGAGCATCTGCAGGCCTTCGCCGGGCCTCTCGGCGTGCGCCTTCTGCTCGAGAACCTCGAGAACGAGATCACCACGCCCGACCACCTGCTGGCCATCCTGCGCATCGGCCACTTCGACCGGGTCGGCGTCTGCCTCGATCTCGGCCACGCTTACCTCAGCGAGCTAGGTCTCGAGGCGACCTTCTCTCTGCTGAAGCCGCGCATCATGGAGTGCCATCTGCACGACAACCACGGCCCCCACGCTCCTCGGCCCAGCAACGGCAGCCTGGACGAGCACCTGTGGCCAGCGCGTTCTGCGCAACGGATTGAGGGCGGAATCGACTGGGCGAAGACCTACCCTCTGCTGGCGACGCTGCACCCGGAGACCGCCGGGGTGCTCGAGATTCAGTACGACCTGGACGAGTCGCCCGCAGCCGTCACCCGCGCGGCGATCGAGGCCTTCGACCAGCAGCGGCGGCTGCTCGAACTGCAAAGCTAG
- the cysS gene encoding cysteine--tRNA ligase — protein sequence MAIELFNTLSGRVEPLAPSDGAVLRMYACGPTIYDYGHIGNFRTFIHVDVLRRFLRQSGITVRHVMNITDVDDKIIRNAAIAGKPIGEYTARFEKAFFEDMAALGVETPEVLPRATENIPEMVALIERLGARDIAYQVEDGSWYFRIARFPEYGKLSKKDFDGIEDGARVEVDEYEKDAARDFALWKAVKNGPDGTPETSWDTEIGRGRPGWHIECSAMATKYLGDDFDLHAGGEDLMFPHHENEIAQSESASGKTFARHWMHVRFLLVEGKKMSKSEGNFYTLRDLLLKGHRASAIRFLLMSVPYRHQLNFTFDGLLESTNAVDRLRTFTQRMRQGGFGEGLNAELEAVTAQALAKYDAALNNDLNTAEARAAIFDLVRAANSAADTGSLKAENATQILRVLERFDGVFAVLEDRDAEITRAALEWAEGEGRIDEADPELVERLSLTDAAIDALVAERTNAKKTRNFARADAIRNDLLAKGIVIEDSKDGVRWKRK from the coding sequence GTGGCGATCGAACTCTTCAACACACTCAGCGGGCGCGTCGAGCCGCTTGCGCCCTCGGACGGCGCCGTGCTGCGCATGTATGCCTGCGGCCCCACCATCTACGACTACGGCCACATCGGCAACTTCCGCACCTTCATCCACGTCGACGTGCTGCGACGCTTCCTGCGCCAGAGCGGTATCACCGTCCGCCACGTGATGAACATTACCGATGTGGACGACAAGATCATCCGCAACGCGGCGATCGCGGGCAAGCCCATCGGCGAGTATACGGCACGCTTCGAGAAAGCGTTCTTCGAGGACATGGCCGCGCTCGGCGTAGAGACGCCCGAGGTGCTGCCCCGCGCCACCGAGAACATCCCCGAGATGGTCGCGCTGATCGAGCGGCTGGGCGCGCGCGATATCGCCTACCAGGTCGAGGACGGAAGCTGGTACTTCCGCATTGCGCGGTTTCCCGAGTACGGCAAGCTCTCGAAGAAGGACTTCGACGGCATCGAGGACGGCGCGCGCGTCGAGGTGGACGAGTACGAGAAGGACGCGGCGCGGGACTTCGCGCTGTGGAAGGCCGTGAAGAACGGCCCCGACGGCACACCCGAGACGAGCTGGGATACCGAGATCGGACGCGGGCGTCCGGGGTGGCATATCGAGTGCTCGGCCATGGCGACCAAGTACCTGGGCGACGACTTCGACCTGCACGCGGGCGGCGAAGACCTGATGTTTCCGCACCACGAGAACGAGATCGCGCAGTCCGAGTCGGCGAGCGGCAAGACCTTCGCGCGGCACTGGATGCACGTGCGTTTTCTGCTGGTCGAAGGTAAGAAGATGTCGAAGTCGGAGGGGAACTTTTACACCCTGCGCGACCTTCTGCTCAAGGGCCACCGGGCCTCGGCGATTCGCTTCCTGCTGATGAGCGTGCCCTATCGGCACCAGTTGAACTTTACGTTCGACGGCCTGCTCGAATCGACCAACGCGGTGGATCGGCTGCGGACGTTTACGCAGCGGATGCGGCAGGGTGGCTTTGGCGAAGGGCTCAACGCCGAGTTGGAGGCCGTGACCGCGCAGGCGCTGGCCAAGTATGACGCCGCTCTGAATAACGACTTGAACACGGCCGAGGCACGTGCCGCGATCTTCGACCTGGTGCGCGCGGCGAACTCGGCTGCGGATACCGGCTCGCTGAAGGCGGAGAATGCGACTCAGATTCTGCGCGTGCTGGAGCGCTTCGACGGCGTCTTCGCGGTGCTGGAGGATCGCGACGCGGAGATCACGCGTGCGGCGCTCGAGTGGGCCGAGGGTGAGGGGCGCATCGACGAGGCGGACCCTGAGCTGGTGGAGCGGCTTTCTCTTACAGACGCGGCGATTGATGCGCTGGTGGCTGAGCGTACGAATGCCAAGAAGACCCGCAACTTTGCGCGGGCCGATGCGATTCGGAACGACCTGCTGGCCAAGGGAATCGTGATCGAAGACAGCAAAGACGGAGTGCGCTGGAAGAGGAAGTAG
- a CDS encoding GGDEF domain-containing protein, with amino-acid sequence MDASVLPEICALFISIILFQPIVARAGRHANTWLAGWIFLLLHYVAHVFSVSHDLRGRVFALVGMMFLQAAALCFLRAAGNVHKVRVNWQFTAAVGIPLMVQVILLVLSPHSSKLHNSLIQRFVAITFLLPALALLRVRHRPRPLTGLAAAFAVVGAVAACAPHPSPAVVFNGLQLIMFSSIAALYLAYLPRITRSSIVAVAGLFAWGATFMVAELLGFLYPALSLHHKLVVVPQFIFVAGIVFSFIEEVVVRAEHLAQHDPLTGLPNARLFEQRAAAAMSQAIATNMPLAFLVIDVDEFKRINDTLGHHAGDELLRALAVRLSWHIGPGDMLARTGGDEFTAILAGVADEHHLSFIARAMMSAASVPFVITDQTVDCHISIGIAVAPRIAENIVQLREAADKAMYHAKRNGGSLLAFARDDERMEVAG; translated from the coding sequence GTGGATGCTTCCGTCTTACCCGAGATCTGCGCGCTTTTTATCTCGATCATTCTGTTTCAGCCCATCGTGGCGCGCGCAGGGCGGCACGCGAACACCTGGCTTGCCGGGTGGATCTTTCTGCTGCTCCATTATGTAGCGCACGTCTTCAGCGTGTCGCACGACCTGCGCGGCCGGGTCTTTGCCCTTGTCGGCATGATGTTCCTGCAGGCCGCCGCGCTCTGTTTTCTGCGCGCGGCAGGCAATGTCCACAAGGTGCGGGTCAACTGGCAGTTCACGGCCGCAGTCGGTATTCCGCTCATGGTCCAGGTGATTCTTCTGGTCCTCTCGCCCCACAGCTCGAAGCTGCACAACTCGCTGATACAGCGGTTTGTGGCGATCACCTTCCTGCTGCCGGCTCTGGCTCTGCTACGGGTGCGCCATCGCCCACGCCCGCTGACCGGCCTTGCGGCGGCGTTTGCGGTGGTGGGGGCGGTCGCGGCGTGTGCCCCTCATCCCAGCCCCGCAGTGGTCTTCAATGGGCTGCAGCTCATCATGTTTTCGAGCATTGCGGCGCTCTACCTCGCCTATCTCCCGCGCATTACGCGATCCTCCATCGTGGCGGTCGCCGGTCTCTTTGCCTGGGGAGCCACTTTCATGGTCGCCGAGCTGCTGGGATTCCTCTACCCGGCGCTGTCGCTTCACCACAAGCTGGTGGTGGTGCCGCAGTTCATCTTCGTGGCGGGCATCGTCTTCTCGTTCATCGAGGAGGTGGTCGTGCGGGCCGAGCACCTGGCGCAGCACGATCCGCTCACCGGCCTGCCCAACGCCCGGCTCTTTGAGCAGCGCGCCGCCGCCGCCATGAGCCAGGCGATTGCCACCAATATGCCGTTGGCCTTCCTGGTCATCGACGTGGACGAGTTCAAGCGGATCAACGATACTCTGGGGCACCACGCCGGAGACGAGCTATTGCGCGCGCTGGCGGTTCGGCTAAGCTGGCATATCGGCCCCGGAGACATGCTGGCGCGCACGGGCGGCGATGAGTTCACGGCGATCCTGGCCGGGGTCGCGGACGAGCATCACCTGAGCTTCATCGCGCGGGCGATGATGTCCGCCGCCAGCGTGCCCTTCGTCATCACGGACCAGACGGTGGACTGCCACATCAGCATCGGCATCGCGGTTGCGCCGCGGATCGCGGAGAACATCGTTCAACTGCGCGAGGCGGCGGACAAGGCGATGTACCATGCCAAACGCAACGGCGGCAGCCTGTTGGCCTTTGCCCGCGACGATGAGCGGATGGAGGTCGCGGGATAG
- the tsaD gene encoding tRNA (adenosine(37)-N6)-threonylcarbamoyltransferase complex transferase subunit TsaD, giving the protein MTDSMPPQRRSGLILGIESSCDETAASVVRAGETALSNVVASQVALHAEHGGVVPELASREHLRNIVPVVEAAMAQAGVSFADLDAVAVTEGPGLAGALLVGILYAKSLAFGLDRPLIGVNHLEGHIHAVLMEARQRGEAAMEPPLLALVVSGGHTHLYLVEPGWRYRNVGRTVDDAAGEAYDKVAKLLGLGYPGGPWMDALAVHGDPRAVPFQFHAIKPREGEQGLRFDFSFSGIKSAALRYVRDHGMQPGVEARQAALAANPAIKASEVVSLCDPQTLGLIASFQSAVVGVLLRQTFAAAEVFGVRGVLVSGGVSANRELRQRFTAEAARRGLPVAFPSVALSTDNAAMIAAAAWPKLQAGEFAPEEMTAAPQLRLG; this is encoded by the coding sequence ATGACGGATTCTATGCCTCCGCAGAGACGGAGCGGGCTGATTTTAGGCATTGAGAGCAGTTGCGACGAGACCGCGGCTTCGGTCGTGCGCGCGGGCGAGACCGCTCTTTCGAACGTGGTCGCCTCGCAGGTGGCGCTGCACGCCGAGCACGGCGGCGTGGTGCCGGAGCTGGCCTCGCGCGAGCACCTGCGCAACATCGTCCCCGTGGTCGAGGCCGCGATGGCGCAGGCAGGAGTGAGCTTCGCCGACCTCGACGCGGTGGCCGTCACCGAAGGCCCGGGCCTCGCGGGTGCGCTGCTGGTCGGCATCCTGTACGCGAAGTCGCTGGCCTTCGGACTCGACCGCCCCCTGATCGGCGTCAACCACCTCGAAGGCCACATCCACGCCGTGCTGATGGAGGCGCGGCAGCGCGGCGAGGCCGCGATGGAGCCGCCGCTGCTGGCGCTGGTGGTATCGGGCGGCCACACGCACCTCTACCTGGTGGAGCCGGGCTGGCGCTACCGCAACGTGGGCCGCACGGTCGACGACGCGGCGGGCGAGGCCTACGACAAGGTGGCCAAGCTGCTGGGGCTGGGGTATCCGGGCGGCCCCTGGATGGACGCGCTCGCGGTCCACGGCGACCCGCGCGCGGTGCCGTTCCAGTTCCACGCCATCAAGCCCCGCGAGGGTGAGCAGGGGCTGCGCTTCGACTTCTCCTTCAGCGGCATCAAGTCGGCGGCGCTGCGCTACGTGCGCGACCACGGGATGCAGCCCGGCGTGGAGGCGCGGCAGGCGGCGCTGGCCGCGAACCCGGCGATCAAGGCGTCTGAAGTGGTCTCTCTTTGCGATCCGCAGACTCTGGGGCTGATCGCCTCGTTCCAGTCGGCGGTGGTGGGTGTTCTGCTGCGCCAGACCTTCGCGGCAGCAGAGGTGTTCGGCGTGCGCGGCGTGCTGGTCTCGGGCGGCGTCTCGGCCAACCGGGAGTTGCGGCAGCGGTTTACGGCCGAGGCCGCACGGCGCGGGCTGCCGGTGGCGTTCCCCTCGGTGGCGCTCTCGACCGACAACGCGGCGATGATCGCGGCGGCGGCATGGCCGAAGCTCCAAGCCGGGGAGTTCGCCCCGGAGGAGATGACGGCGGCTCCGCAACTGCGGCTAGGCTGA
- a CDS encoding class I SAM-dependent methyltransferase, whose amino-acid sequence MQQAERAAGALLPEYHRATPECPHPERWHMYDSMTAEAEVLEFLRTLVTTTKPELVVETGSFLGVSTLWIAEGLRANGRGKIISCEFDPVVYAKAKEKVAVSGLAEWIELRNESSLEMVVPGTIDLLFSDSDMPIREAEVKRFLPQLNPYGLVLLHDASSHLKTVREAAQRMEAEGLLSCVFLPTPRGLVVAQKRAGRY is encoded by the coding sequence ATGCAGCAGGCCGAGCGCGCCGCCGGAGCCTTGCTGCCCGAGTACCACCGCGCCACGCCTGAGTGCCCGCACCCCGAGCGCTGGCACATGTACGACTCCATGACCGCCGAGGCCGAGGTGCTGGAGTTCCTGCGCACGCTGGTCACCACGACCAAGCCGGAGCTGGTGGTCGAGACCGGATCGTTCCTCGGCGTCAGCACGCTGTGGATCGCGGAGGGCCTGCGCGCCAATGGCCGCGGCAAGATCATCAGCTGCGAGTTCGACCCGGTCGTCTACGCGAAGGCGAAGGAGAAGGTTGCCGTCTCGGGGTTAGCCGAGTGGATTGAGCTGCGTAATGAGTCGTCTCTAGAGATGGTCGTTCCGGGCACGATCGACCTGCTCTTCAGCGATAGCGATATGCCCATCCGCGAGGCTGAGGTGAAGCGGTTTCTGCCGCAGCTCAATCCGTATGGATTGGTTCTGCTGCATGATGCCAGTTCGCACCTGAAGACGGTGCGTGAGGCGGCGCAGCGGATGGAGGCGGAAGGGCTGCTCTCGTGTGTGTTTCTGCCGACGCCACGTGGGTTGGTGGTGGCGCAGAAGCGGGCGGGGCGGTACTAG